A stretch of Fibrobacter sp. DNA encodes these proteins:
- the xth gene encoding exodeoxyribonuclease III → MNIYSWNVNGIRSALKKGLENWFHETNPDILCLQEVRAETDQIPESMAKPEGYFAYWNPCQRKKGYSGVGVLTKIEPDAVNYGFDIEEFDVEGRVLQLVFPDWVLNSIYFPNGGSGDDRLDYKLRFYDAFLENSERWIADGKHVLTVGDYNTCHKEIDIARPKENENVSGFLPVERAWMDKYVEHGFVDSFRNLHPDTRDVYSWWSNRFGARGRNVGWRLDYAFVDEALMPNVVRSEIHTTVMGSDHCPISIELEPPFAPLPIKSASAEAEVQ, encoded by the coding sequence ATGAACATTTACAGTTGGAACGTCAACGGAATCCGTTCCGCCCTCAAGAAAGGGCTGGAAAACTGGTTCCACGAGACCAATCCCGATATCCTGTGCCTCCAGGAAGTCCGCGCCGAGACAGACCAGATTCCGGAATCCATGGCCAAGCCCGAAGGCTACTTTGCCTACTGGAACCCCTGCCAGCGCAAAAAGGGCTACAGCGGGGTAGGCGTGCTTACAAAGATCGAGCCCGATGCGGTGAACTACGGTTTCGATATTGAAGAGTTTGACGTCGAAGGCCGCGTGCTGCAGCTGGTGTTCCCGGACTGGGTGCTCAACAGCATCTACTTCCCTAATGGCGGCTCCGGCGACGACCGTCTGGACTACAAGCTCCGCTTTTACGACGCCTTTTTGGAAAATTCGGAGCGCTGGATTGCCGACGGCAAGCATGTGCTTACAGTAGGCGACTACAACACCTGCCATAAGGAAATAGACATTGCCCGCCCCAAGGAAAACGAGAACGTGAGCGGCTTCTTGCCTGTGGAACGGGCCTGGATGGACAAGTACGTGGAACACGGCTTTGTGGATTCCTTCCGCAATCTGCATCCGGACACACGGGACGTTTACTCCTGGTGGTCCAACCGTTTCGGCGCCCGGGGCAGGAACGTGGGTTGGCGTCTGGACTATGCCTTTGTAGATGAGGCCCTGATGCCCAACGTGGTCCGCTCCGAAATCCACACAACGGTTATGGGTTCGGACCATTGCCCCATCAGCATCGAGCTGGAGCCGCCCTTCGCTCCGCTGCCCATAAAGTCCGCATCTGCCGAAGCAGAAGTCCAGTAG
- a CDS encoding pyridoxal phosphate-dependent aminotransferase encodes MRRRLLSEGAKELSYEIREIVKKANQLKALGLPIHWENIGDPIEKKCQLPDWIKDIVVDLVKTNRSYGYCPSKGMLETREFLVKENNKLGVAQISVDDILFFNGLGDAIATIYGLLSMNTRIIGPAPAYSTHSSAEAAHAHTAPITYSLQPENHWYPDLEELENKVKYNPSIAGILVLNPDNPTGMVYPLDILKKIVDIAKRYNLFIICDEIYNKITYNGAHAYALAEYIGDVPGIALKGISKEYPWPGARCGWAEYYNRDKDEQFDAFCRAIDNAKMVEVCSTTLPQMTIPRVLGDPRFIEHRTALNEKIGRRSAIINEILSDIPELYFNPTYGAFYNTIIFREGTLNSHQTLKIDNPIIKKKVEEWCSKTTNLDYRFVYYLLGAKGICVVPSTSFCTDLKGFRVTLLEEDEEELREVFTTIHDAIVEYLHS; translated from the coding sequence ATGCGCAGAAGACTTTTGAGCGAAGGTGCCAAGGAACTTTCTTACGAAATCCGCGAGATCGTGAAGAAGGCAAACCAGCTCAAGGCCCTGGGTCTCCCCATCCACTGGGAAAACATCGGAGACCCTATCGAAAAGAAATGCCAGCTGCCCGACTGGATCAAGGATATCGTGGTGGACCTGGTCAAGACCAACCGCAGTTACGGCTACTGCCCCTCCAAGGGCATGCTGGAAACCCGCGAATTCCTGGTGAAGGAGAACAACAAGCTGGGCGTCGCGCAGATTAGCGTGGACGACATCCTGTTCTTCAACGGCCTGGGTGACGCCATCGCCACCATCTACGGCCTGCTCTCCATGAACACCCGCATTATCGGACCTGCCCCGGCCTACAGCACCCACAGTTCCGCCGAAGCGGCACACGCCCACACGGCCCCCATCACCTACAGCCTCCAGCCCGAAAACCACTGGTATCCGGACCTGGAAGAGCTCGAGAACAAGGTGAAGTACAACCCGAGCATCGCGGGCATCCTGGTGCTGAACCCGGACAACCCGACGGGCATGGTCTATCCGTTGGATATCCTCAAGAAAATCGTGGATATCGCGAAGCGCTACAACCTGTTCATCATCTGCGACGAAATCTACAACAAGATTACCTACAATGGCGCCCACGCCTACGCCCTGGCCGAATACATCGGCGACGTTCCGGGCATCGCGCTGAAGGGAATCTCCAAGGAATACCCCTGGCCGGGCGCTCGTTGCGGCTGGGCCGAATACTACAACCGCGACAAGGACGAACAGTTCGACGCCTTCTGCCGCGCCATCGACAACGCCAAGATGGTGGAAGTCTGCTCCACCACGCTCCCGCAGATGACCATTCCCCGCGTGCTGGGCGATCCGCGCTTTATCGAGCACCGCACCGCGCTGAACGAGAAGATTGGCCGCCGTAGCGCCATCATCAACGAAATACTTTCAGACATTCCGGAACTGTACTTCAACCCAACCTACGGTGCGTTCTACAACACCATCATCTTCCGCGAAGGCACGCTGAACAGCCACCAGACGCTGAAAATCGACAACCCGATTATCAAGAAGAAGGTGGAAGAATGGTGCAGCAAGACCACGAACCTGGACTACCGCTTCGTTTACTACCTGCTAGGCGCGAAGGGCATCTGCGTGGTGCCCAGCACCAGCTTCTGCACCGACCTGAAGGGCTTCCGCGTGACGCTCCTGGAAGAAGACGAAGAGGAACTGCGGGAAGTGTTCACCACCATCCACGACGCCATCGTGGAATACCTGCACTCGTAA
- a CDS encoding ORF6N domain-containing protein has translation MTKKAEKTEIVTTNPLVESGVEKMIQVIRGKQVLLDRDLAMLYGVETKRINEQVKRNIERFPEEFCFRLDRDEIEFVKSQLATSRKEGFFSGQKGGGRKNPYAFTEQGVAMLSTVLHSEKAIKVSIDIMKVFVAMRHYMLANGGLVNRLSNVESKILDHDRKNIEYDRKFDEVFEAMDRGELKSKGLFYNNQEFDAYVFVCDLIRSAKKRIVLVDRYVTEKTLTMMLKREKGVSVTIYTYDKSKVLEMDLATYNEQYPDSPMRVLPSYGMHDRFLFIDEVAYHFGASLKDLGKNTFFFTQEDFTLEEVLKESQKIQDALSSPPTSKT, from the coding sequence ATGACCAAAAAGGCCGAAAAGACGGAGATTGTGACGACAAATCCTCTCGTGGAATCGGGAGTGGAAAAGATGATTCAGGTTATTCGGGGCAAGCAGGTGCTGCTTGACCGCGACCTGGCGATGCTTTATGGCGTGGAAACGAAACGTATCAACGAGCAGGTAAAACGTAATATCGAACGGTTTCCCGAGGAATTTTGCTTTCGGTTAGACCGAGATGAAATTGAATTCGTGAAGTCGCAACTTGCGACTTCACGGAAAGAAGGGTTCTTTTCGGGACAAAAAGGCGGAGGTCGTAAAAATCCCTATGCCTTCACCGAACAGGGGGTAGCGATGTTATCTACCGTTTTACACAGTGAAAAAGCGATAAAGGTTAGCATCGACATAATGAAAGTTTTCGTCGCAATGCGGCATTATATGCTTGCGAATGGTGGGCTGGTTAATCGGCTTTCTAATGTGGAGTCCAAAATTTTGGACCATGATCGCAAAAACATCGAATATGATCGCAAATTTGACGAGGTTTTCGAAGCGATGGACCGGGGAGAACTCAAGTCCAAGGGGTTGTTTTACAATAATCAGGAGTTTGACGCCTATGTGTTCGTTTGTGACCTGATTCGCAGCGCAAAAAAGAGGATTGTTCTTGTTGACCGCTATGTAACCGAAAAGACGTTAACCATGATGCTCAAGCGGGAGAAAGGTGTTTCCGTTACCATTTACACCTACGACAAAAGTAAGGTTTTAGAGATGGATTTGGCAACCTACAACGAGCAGTATCCCGACAGTCCAATGCGGGTCCTGCCAAGTTATGGTATGCACGACAGATTTTTGTTCATTGACGAGGTTGCTTATCATTTTGGGGCGTCGTTGAAAGATTTGGGCAAGAACACATTTTTCTTTACACAAGAAGATTTTACACTAGAGGAAGTGCTGAAGGAGTCGCAGAAGATTCAGGACGCATTATCATCTCCGCCGACCTCTAAAACCTAG
- a CDS encoding type I restriction enzyme HsdR N-terminal domain-containing protein produces the protein MTHGTLYDPIRQKDVPDTPEERVRQATVQFLLNEVKVPAHLITVEFGLSSVDPKTDDRVDIVVHDFRNGNDQAKPWLLVECKAPGEYTWEALQVQLNKYLQVLTPRFVMLSLGDCERFFEMDAATKRFVKIERLPEFR, from the coding sequence ATGACCCACGGAACATTATATGACCCGATTCGCCAAAAGGATGTGCCCGACACCCCCGAGGAGCGGGTGCGTCAGGCGACGGTGCAGTTCTTGCTGAATGAGGTGAAGGTCCCTGCCCACCTGATTACGGTGGAGTTCGGCCTGAGTTCCGTGGACCCCAAGACGGATGACCGGGTGGACATCGTGGTGCACGATTTCCGCAACGGGAACGACCAGGCGAAACCCTGGCTTTTGGTGGAATGCAAGGCTCCCGGCGAATACACCTGGGAGGCTTTGCAGGTTCAGCTGAACAAGTACCTGCAGGTGCTCACGCCCAGGTTCGTGATGCTTTCGTTGGGGGATTGTGAGCGTTTTTTTGAAATGGACGCCGCCACCAAGAGATTTGTTAAGATTGAACGGCTTCCTGAATTCCGTTAG
- the trmFO gene encoding methylenetetrahydrofolate--tRNA-(uracil(54)-C(5))-methyltransferase (FADH(2)-oxidizing) TrmFO has translation MSEQQRVRVIGGGLAGCEAALQLASRGFKVDLYEMRPVKQTPAHKDGHLAQLVCSNSFKALGVTSAHGLLKQELTMLGSFLLDSAREAAVPAGDSLTVNRDIFSESVEKKIAESPNITLHREEVTSLEGDCPTLVAAGPLASDALADDIFKRLGSERLHFFDAIAPVVETDSIDFDHAFYMNRWEKGETADFINCPLDKETYTEFVRKLCEAEAVEPRPFEKNELFEGCLPVEEMARRGYETLRHGPMRPIGLGLGNNGHLWYAVIQLRAENKQKTLFNMVGFQTRLKWGTQKEIFTMVPALRNAKFARLGCMHRNTFIESPKFLDATLRLRPELPCAKDIPPTWFAGQITGSEGYTEAVATGWYAAWNMAQTILHGHADPLPDESCIGSLMNRLVEENENFQPMNFNFGLLPHHEGLKKKNKKEILGARAVEAVRKWIAERRSFEYPPNGIQEAVQS, from the coding sequence ATGAGCGAACAGCAACGAGTAAGAGTCATAGGTGGCGGTCTCGCAGGTTGCGAGGCGGCTTTGCAACTGGCGAGCCGCGGTTTCAAGGTGGACCTGTACGAAATGCGTCCGGTCAAGCAGACTCCCGCCCACAAGGACGGCCACCTGGCACAACTCGTCTGCTCCAACAGTTTCAAGGCGCTGGGCGTCACATCGGCACACGGACTTTTAAAGCAGGAACTCACCATGCTGGGGAGTTTCCTTTTGGACTCCGCCCGCGAAGCCGCCGTTCCCGCTGGCGATTCCCTCACCGTGAACCGGGACATTTTCAGCGAATCGGTGGAAAAGAAAATTGCAGAATCTCCAAACATCACGCTCCACCGAGAAGAAGTAACCAGCCTCGAAGGCGACTGCCCGACCTTAGTCGCGGCGGGGCCGCTGGCCAGCGACGCGCTCGCCGACGATATCTTCAAGCGGCTGGGAAGCGAGCGCCTCCATTTCTTCGACGCTATAGCCCCTGTGGTAGAGACCGACAGCATCGACTTCGACCACGCCTTCTACATGAACCGCTGGGAAAAGGGCGAGACGGCAGACTTTATCAACTGCCCCCTGGACAAGGAAACCTATACGGAGTTTGTCCGTAAACTGTGCGAGGCCGAAGCCGTGGAGCCCCGCCCCTTCGAAAAGAACGAACTGTTCGAGGGCTGCCTGCCTGTCGAAGAAATGGCCCGCCGCGGCTATGAGACCCTCCGTCACGGACCCATGCGCCCCATCGGACTCGGACTCGGCAACAATGGGCATTTGTGGTACGCGGTAATACAGCTCCGAGCCGAAAACAAGCAAAAGACCCTCTTTAACATGGTGGGTTTCCAGACCCGCCTCAAGTGGGGCACGCAAAAAGAAATCTTCACCATGGTGCCGGCCTTGCGCAATGCGAAATTTGCCCGCCTAGGTTGCATGCACCGGAACACCTTCATTGAATCGCCCAAGTTCTTGGATGCCACTTTGAGATTGCGGCCTGAACTGCCCTGCGCCAAGGACATTCCGCCCACCTGGTTCGCCGGGCAGATTACCGGAAGCGAAGGCTACACCGAGGCGGTGGCTACCGGATGGTATGCCGCCTGGAACATGGCCCAGACCATTTTGCACGGGCATGCCGACCCGCTCCCCGACGAGAGCTGCATCGGGTCCTTGATGAACCGCTTGGTAGAGGAAAACGAAAATTTTCAGCCAATGAACTTCAACTTCGGGCTGCTCCCCCACCACGAGGGCCTCAAAAAAAAGAACAAGAAAGAGATTCTGGGCGCCCGTGCGGTCGAAGCCGTGCGCAAGTGGATTGCGGAACGCCGCTCCTTCGAATACCCGCCTAACGGAATTCAGGAAGCCGTTCAATCTTAA
- a CDS encoding IMP cyclohydrolase: protein MSEELVLKFVDPKPMRYGENSHQSAVFYRDPTCTEASLATAKQLWGKELSYNNIVDADAALEMAREFADENAVVIVKHMNPCGLATGKTLRNAMEAAWEGDPVSAFGSVIAVTKKVDLKTAEFLKGKFVEILLAPAFDKDALEFLKNKSKDIRLLEVGKIKKATRCKVYKHVIGGMLVQDRDVDVYEKFECVTKKKFAKNKEALARFTWIVTKHTKSNAIVMGYEYARGYFQVIGLGPGQPNRIDSNLRLCQPRVRDNVARMKAAKKFFNEKGKCIDKAGLKALEKKVFSEVVMGSDAFFPFPDNVEAAAKAGVQYIVQPGGSKKDNLSIEACDKLGVAMVFTGMRHFRH from the coding sequence ATGTCCGAAGAACTCGTTTTGAAATTCGTTGACCCGAAGCCCATGCGCTACGGTGAAAACTCCCACCAGTCCGCCGTCTTCTACCGCGACCCGACCTGCACCGAAGCAAGCCTCGCCACCGCAAAGCAGCTCTGGGGTAAGGAACTTTCTTACAACAACATCGTGGATGCCGACGCCGCCCTGGAAATGGCCCGCGAATTCGCAGACGAAAATGCCGTTGTTATCGTAAAGCACATGAATCCCTGTGGCCTTGCTACCGGCAAGACACTGCGCAACGCCATGGAAGCCGCCTGGGAAGGCGACCCGGTGTCGGCCTTCGGTTCCGTGATTGCCGTAACCAAGAAGGTGGACCTGAAAACCGCCGAATTCCTGAAGGGCAAGTTCGTCGAAATTCTGCTCGCCCCGGCATTCGACAAGGACGCTCTGGAATTTTTGAAGAACAAGTCCAAGGACATTCGTCTCCTTGAAGTGGGCAAGATCAAGAAGGCGACCCGCTGCAAGGTCTACAAGCACGTGATCGGTGGCATGCTGGTTCAGGACCGCGACGTGGACGTTTACGAAAAGTTCGAATGCGTCACCAAGAAGAAGTTCGCAAAGAACAAGGAAGCCCTCGCCCGCTTCACCTGGATCGTGACCAAGCACACCAAGTCTAACGCCATCGTCATGGGTTACGAATACGCCCGCGGCTACTTCCAGGTCATCGGCCTTGGCCCCGGCCAGCCGAACCGCATCGATAGTAACCTCCGCCTCTGCCAGCCACGCGTACGTGACAACGTCGCCCGCATGAAAGCCGCCAAGAAGTTCTTCAACGAAAAGGGCAAGTGCATCGACAAGGCCGGTCTCAAGGCTCTCGAAAAGAAGGTGTTCAGCGAAGTCGTCATGGGCTCCGACGCCTTCTTCCCGTTCCCGGACAACGTGGAAGCCGCTGCCAAGGCTGGCGTCCAGTACATCGTGCAACCGGGCGGTTCCAAGAAGGACAACCTCTCCATCGAAGCTTGCGACAAGCTTGGGGTGGCCATGGTGTTCACCGGCATGAGGCACTTCCGCCACTAA
- a CDS encoding NifU family protein yields MSEELCANFSKKVQEIAKAPKYRGAIFQIEADEKGLALVDVKEASLKVYLMIDPECDKILETRFFTYGGPIFTALADTFCKKIQMVTVEEACAITAESLEQELRDTPDVPAFDASAPELKQMNTLIQRILEAYPEKKATAILVREKMERIKYRTQTAEGRAEADAEWNALTKPQKIEKIEAWLHQSVRGMLQGDGGDLEVLDLTDDNRLKIRYQGACAGCGSAMGGTLFYIEDELKNNVYYNLIVEPEDPLDNIAPNPNLPGLDDNNPPATMY; encoded by the coding sequence ATGAGCGAAGAACTGTGTGCGAATTTTTCCAAGAAGGTGCAGGAGATTGCAAAGGCCCCCAAGTACAGGGGCGCGATTTTCCAGATTGAAGCCGACGAAAAGGGCCTTGCCCTTGTAGATGTGAAGGAAGCGAGCCTGAAGGTCTACCTGATGATAGACCCGGAATGCGACAAGATTCTGGAGACCCGGTTCTTCACCTACGGCGGGCCAATCTTTACCGCACTTGCCGACACCTTCTGCAAGAAAATCCAGATGGTCACGGTGGAAGAAGCCTGCGCTATCACCGCCGAAAGCCTGGAACAGGAACTGCGGGACACACCCGACGTGCCGGCTTTCGATGCCTCCGCACCTGAGCTCAAACAAATGAACACGCTTATACAGCGGATTCTGGAAGCCTATCCCGAAAAGAAGGCCACCGCTATTTTGGTCCGCGAGAAGATGGAGCGCATCAAGTACCGCACCCAGACCGCCGAGGGCCGTGCCGAAGCCGACGCCGAATGGAACGCCCTCACCAAGCCGCAGAAAATCGAAAAAATCGAAGCCTGGCTCCACCAGTCCGTGCGCGGGATGCTGCAAGGCGACGGTGGCGACCTGGAAGTGCTGGACCTGACCGACGACAACCGCCTGAAAATCCGCTACCAGGGAGCCTGCGCCGGTTGCGGCTCTGCCATGGGCGGCACCCTTTTCTACATCGAAGACGAACTGAAGAACAACGTCTATTACAACCTGATTGTAGAACCCGAAGACCCGCTGGACAACATCGCGCCCAACCCGAATCTGCCGGGTCTCGACGACAACAACCCTCCGGCAACGATGTATTAA
- a CDS encoding fibrobacter succinogenes major paralogous domain-containing protein, translating into MCGGKTFDPAKKFCIDDKLHDLCGGKSFDVDRERCEGGKVQGTCGTEAYDASEKFCVSGELYDLCGGKKYDTATEFCSGDEVYNFCGGASYDVTAKFCSGGQTYDLCGGASYDVTAKFCSGGQTYDLCGGEEYDVTAKFCSGGKTYDLCGGSGYDVEEEHCVNGEPKSCNALTYDKSTHFCDARDLQIYRFVTIGTQTWMAYNLNYSDSANYPSMLERNWCYKNSLDSCVKYGRLYTWAAAIDSMKLANDATNPLTCGYGVECGLSGKVQGICPKGWHLPSRTEWEALFTAVGGFSTAGPKLKSLTGWNSGGNGTDAFGFSALPAGGRYDYGNFRYGGNYASFWSSTEGNSNSAYCMYLFYDYDLGGLGNYSKDYGYSVRCLRD; encoded by the coding sequence ATGTGCGGAGGCAAGACCTTTGACCCTGCTAAGAAGTTCTGCATCGACGATAAACTCCATGACCTGTGCGGCGGCAAGAGTTTCGATGTGGACAGGGAACGTTGTGAGGGCGGAAAAGTCCAAGGAACCTGTGGCACGGAAGCGTATGACGCAAGTGAAAAGTTCTGTGTTTCAGGAGAACTTTACGACCTGTGCGGCGGCAAAAAATACGACACTGCGACTGAATTCTGTTCTGGCGACGAAGTCTACAATTTTTGCGGCGGAGCAAGTTACGATGTGACAGCGAAATTCTGCTCCGGTGGTCAGACTTACGACCTGTGCGGCGGAGCAAGTTACGATGTGACGGCGAAATTCTGCTCCGGTGGCCAGACTTACGACCTGTGTGGCGGAGAAGAATATGATGTGACGGCAAAATTCTGTTCTGGCGGTAAAACCTATGATTTGTGTGGCGGCTCCGGGTATGATGTGGAAGAGGAACACTGTGTAAACGGAGAACCAAAGAGTTGTAATGCCTTGACATACGACAAATCCACCCATTTCTGCGATGCAAGGGATCTACAAATCTATAGGTTCGTTACCATCGGCACCCAGACATGGATGGCCTATAACCTGAACTATTCGGATAGCGCGAATTATCCCAGTATGCTGGAACGGAATTGGTGCTACAAAAACAGTCTGGACAGTTGTGTCAAATATGGTCGCCTTTACACCTGGGCCGCGGCAATAGACTCGATGAAACTCGCAAATGATGCCACGAATCCGTTGACCTGCGGCTACGGCGTGGAGTGTGGCCTCTCCGGCAAAGTTCAGGGCATTTGCCCCAAGGGCTGGCACCTGCCGAGCCGAACGGAATGGGAAGCCCTGTTCACGGCCGTGGGTGGCTTCTCAACAGCAGGTCCAAAGCTCAAGTCCCTGACAGGCTGGAATAGTGGCGGCAACGGCACGGACGCCTTCGGGTTTTCGGCGTTGCCTGCTGGCGGCAGGTACGACTATGGCAACTTCCGCTACGGTGGCAACTACGCGAGCTTCTGGAGTTCTACGGAGGGCAATAGCAACAGCGCGTACTGCATGTACCTGTTCTACGACTACGACCTTGGGGGCCTGGGCAACTACAGCAAGGACTACGGGTATTCAGTTCGTTGTCTCCGGGACTAA